The following coding sequences lie in one Rhodohalobacter barkolensis genomic window:
- a CDS encoding EbsA family protein — translation MEPFELKVDTNTIYIKIIRFFGVLMLGFFIGAISFIYKYEGTIDWMNSFTSIVLSLAFAFFPGVAGKKALVLNEDGIFLKNYGWIWGEKEYNWSTVKAVEVKKDRIELTRIVGSTDKIKFPIHTREQIENLKKYLQQLSSSKDIAFKQ, via the coding sequence ATGGAACCCTTCGAACTAAAAGTTGATACCAATACAATTTACATAAAAATCATCCGCTTTTTTGGGGTGCTAATGCTTGGATTTTTTATTGGGGCTATATCCTTCATATATAAGTATGAAGGGACTATCGATTGGATGAACTCATTCACAAGTATAGTCCTTAGTCTTGCTTTTGCTTTTTTCCCAGGTGTAGCCGGAAAAAAGGCTCTTGTCTTAAATGAGGACGGTATTTTTCTTAAAAACTATGGCTGGATTTGGGGTGAAAAAGAATATAATTGGTCCACAGTTAAAGCTGTTGAAGTAAAAAAAGACCGAATTGAATTAACAAGAATTGTTGGATCGACTGACAAAATTAAATTTCCCATTCATACAAGGGAACAAATTGAAAACTTAAAGAAGTACCTCCAACAGCTATCCAGTTCAAAAGATATTGCTTTTAAACAATAA
- a CDS encoding citrate synthase, which translates to MDKAKLIIGNDTHELDLIEGSEGEIAIDITKLRSETGLITSDLGYKSTGATKSAITFLNGEKGVLRYRGYPIEQLAEKSSFLEVAYLLIYGDLPGADELSKFRDGITRHTLIHEDMKMLYEGYPAKAHPMGVLASMIGALSTFYPNAQGSELDPEEVDLTIRRLIAKITTIAAWSYRKSQGFPIMYPQNKLDYCSNFLHMMFALPTEEYEINPTIVKALNTLLILHADHEQNCSASTVRMAGSSHASLYAAITAGVCALWGPLHGGANQQVIEMLEQIHSEGSDVARMVEKAKDKSSDFRLMGFGHRVYKNFDPRAKIIKKVADEVLNELHIEDPLLEIAKSLEEVALNDSYFVERKLYPNVDFYSGILYRAIGIPTEMFTVMFALGRLPGWIAQWKEMRDNNEPISRPRQIYVGPNKRDYVDLENR; encoded by the coding sequence ATGGATAAAGCAAAGCTAATTATTGGAAATGATACCCATGAACTTGATCTCATCGAAGGAAGTGAAGGAGAAATAGCGATAGATATTACGAAACTGCGAAGTGAAACCGGCCTTATAACGTCCGATTTAGGGTATAAAAGTACGGGAGCCACTAAAAGCGCCATCACATTTCTGAACGGAGAAAAAGGGGTGCTGCGGTACAGAGGGTATCCCATTGAGCAGCTTGCTGAAAAATCCTCGTTTCTGGAAGTGGCCTACCTGCTGATTTACGGAGATCTGCCAGGTGCAGATGAATTATCAAAATTCAGAGATGGAATCACACGGCACACTCTTATTCATGAGGATATGAAAATGCTCTACGAGGGGTACCCGGCCAAGGCCCACCCCATGGGTGTACTGGCTTCCATGATCGGGGCTCTATCCACATTTTACCCGAACGCCCAGGGCTCCGAACTGGATCCGGAAGAGGTTGATCTGACGATCCGCCGGTTGATTGCAAAAATCACCACCATTGCGGCGTGGTCGTACCGGAAATCGCAGGGCTTCCCGATTATGTACCCGCAAAACAAGTTGGATTACTGCTCAAATTTTCTGCATATGATGTTTGCGCTGCCCACGGAGGAGTACGAGATCAACCCAACCATTGTAAAAGCTCTGAACACGCTATTGATTCTACACGCCGATCACGAACAGAACTGCTCGGCATCCACGGTCCGGATGGCCGGTTCATCCCACGCCAGCCTGTATGCGGCCATCACGGCCGGAGTTTGTGCTCTGTGGGGACCACTGCACGGAGGGGCCAATCAACAAGTGATTGAAATGCTGGAGCAGATTCATAGCGAAGGCAGCGACGTTGCCAGAATGGTAGAGAAAGCCAAAGATAAAAGCAGTGACTTTCGCCTGATGGGGTTCGGCCACCGCGTATACAAAAACTTCGATCCGCGGGCCAAGATTATTAAAAAAGTAGCTGATGAAGTATTGAATGAGCTCCATATTGAGGACCCGCTCCTTGAGATTGCCAAATCGCTGGAGGAAGTCGCCCTGAATGATTCCTACTTTGTAGAGCGGAAGCTTTACCCGAACGTCGATTTCTACTCCGGCATCCTCTATCGCGCCATCGGCATCCCAACCGAAATGTTCACTGTGATGTTTGCACTGGGTCGTCTGCCCGGCTGGATTGCCCAATGGAAAGAGATGAGAGATAATAACGAACCCATTTCGCGTCCGCGCCAGATCTATGTCGGCCCGAACAAAAGGGACTACGTGGATCTGGAGAACAGATAA
- a CDS encoding GIY-YIG nuclease family protein — protein MYYVYIIKSEAKDWRYVGFTTDLRERFKNHNQGKVASTKIYPL, from the coding sequence ATGTATTATGTCTACATCATAAAAAGTGAGGCAAAAGATTGGCGTTATGTCGGGTTTACAACTGATCTTCGCGAGCGGTTCAAAAATCACAATCAGGGAAAGGTAGCGTCGACAAAAATTTACCCTTTATAA
- a CDS encoding tetratricopeptide repeat protein, translating to MRNFVITVLVFVATISAVSCGENRVDLPPMPSGVQSISLMGDTLYTPEVSPELFDDQNEKFLEALADYRVDPEDAENIIWLGRRAAYLGEYREAIQIFTEGTYKVPEDPRMFRHRGHRYITLRYFDRAVRDFERAEELMRNMPDVIEPDGLPNELNQPVSTLKSNVWYHKGLAHYLNGDYQQAINTYEKSLNELDLTDDMQVATLYWYYSALKRGGQDEQAGHAIENVTADMDLIENDVYLNLIMVFKGLFDPERMMEVSDDSLQNATLWYGIGNWHYMNGREERAIDIWNQILSTDEWAAFGYIAAEAEMARDSSTSSE from the coding sequence ATGAGAAATTTTGTAATAACAGTTTTAGTTTTTGTCGCTACAATCAGTGCAGTTTCCTGTGGAGAAAACCGAGTGGATCTACCGCCGATGCCGTCCGGAGTTCAGTCAATATCCCTGATGGGAGACACTCTCTACACCCCGGAGGTGTCGCCGGAACTGTTTGACGATCAAAACGAAAAGTTTCTTGAAGCACTGGCGGACTACCGGGTTGATCCTGAGGATGCCGAGAATATCATCTGGCTGGGAAGAAGGGCGGCATATTTGGGAGAGTATCGCGAGGCGATTCAGATCTTTACGGAGGGCACATATAAAGTACCGGAAGATCCGCGGATGTTTCGTCACAGGGGCCATCGCTACATTACTCTGAGATATTTTGACCGGGCAGTTCGCGATTTTGAACGTGCAGAGGAGCTGATGCGCAATATGCCGGATGTGATCGAACCGGATGGACTACCCAATGAACTGAACCAGCCGGTGAGCACTCTGAAATCCAATGTGTGGTATCATAAGGGGCTGGCCCACTATTTAAACGGCGACTATCAGCAGGCGATCAATACTTATGAAAAATCCCTCAACGAACTGGATTTAACAGATGACATGCAGGTTGCTACGCTCTACTGGTACTATTCGGCCTTAAAGCGGGGCGGCCAGGACGAACAAGCGGGACATGCCATAGAGAATGTTACTGCTGACATGGATCTGATTGAAAATGATGTATATCTGAATCTGATTATGGTTTTTAAAGGTCTTTTTGATCCAGAAAGGATGATGGAAGTATCGGATGATAGCCTTCAAAATGCTACGCTCTGGTACGGTATCGGGAACTGGCACTACATGAACGGAAGAGAGGAGCGAGCCATCGATATCTGGAACCAAATCCTCAGCACTGATGAATGGGCGGCGTTTGGGTATATTGCGGCGGAGGCAGAAATGGCAAGAGATTCTTCGACAAGCTCAGAATGA
- a CDS encoding M28 family peptidase, which translates to MKNFSLILLTISLALISCSSSSNEYTAEEQIREDVEWFSSDEMDGRLSGTEQEAIAANYIADRFLQLGLTPAGDQDTYFQQFTLNGPMTQPMGVENHLSRNVVAISEGSTQPSQFIVLGAHYDGQGHGSIISMNFDQPDSTHYSADDNASGVAGLLHLAEKFSENPTEKSVMFIAFSGEELGLLGSRYFAESLDVPSDSILAMINFDMIGRLNEESELTIFGTETSPKWDEIFSEIESNNLNIIPSGSGTGASDHVSFHDIGIPVLHFFTGTHDDYHTPGDTPDKINEQGILTISEHAELLIRKLDELEATAMEFSETAPQQQSVMSGDSVTMGVIPDYNFSGNGFRLDGVRMGGPADRAGMQTGDIVVQMGEIPVSDIYAYMEALGEFSTGEEIVVKVRRSGEIVELSLTF; encoded by the coding sequence ATGAAAAACTTTTCCCTGATACTACTCACAATTAGCCTAGCCCTTATCTCCTGCAGCTCGTCATCAAATGAGTACACTGCCGAAGAACAGATCAGGGAGGATGTGGAGTGGTTTTCTTCCGATGAGATGGATGGACGTCTGTCCGGAACTGAGCAGGAAGCTATCGCCGCTAACTATATTGCAGATCGATTTTTGCAGCTTGGTTTAACACCCGCGGGAGATCAGGATACCTATTTCCAGCAGTTTACTTTAAACGGCCCCATGACACAGCCGATGGGCGTTGAAAATCATCTGTCCCGAAATGTGGTGGCGATCTCAGAGGGTAGCACTCAGCCTTCACAATTCATCGTTTTGGGTGCGCACTATGACGGACAGGGGCATGGAAGTATTATCTCCATGAATTTTGATCAACCCGATTCCACCCACTACTCAGCCGATGACAATGCTTCCGGCGTTGCGGGATTACTTCACCTTGCAGAAAAATTTTCAGAAAATCCTACGGAGAAATCCGTGATGTTCATTGCCTTTTCGGGAGAGGAACTCGGATTACTGGGATCGAGGTATTTTGCAGAGAGCCTGGATGTGCCCTCGGATTCAATCCTCGCGATGATTAATTTTGATATGATCGGCCGGCTGAATGAAGAGAGTGAATTGACCATTTTTGGTACTGAAACCTCCCCAAAATGGGATGAGATATTTTCAGAAATTGAATCAAATAATTTAAATATTATCCCGAGCGGTTCGGGGACAGGGGCCAGCGATCACGTTTCATTTCATGATATCGGTATTCCGGTATTGCACTTTTTTACGGGAACACACGATGATTATCATACTCCGGGCGACACTCCCGATAAAATTAATGAACAGGGCATTTTAACCATATCAGAGCATGCGGAGTTACTTATCAGAAAGTTGGATGAGCTTGAGGCGACTGCGATGGAATTCTCGGAAACAGCGCCACAACAGCAGTCTGTAATGAGCGGAGATAGTGTAACCATGGGCGTAATTCCTGACTACAACTTTTCGGGTAACGGGTTCCGGCTGGATGGCGTACGGATGGGCGGACCCGCAGATCGAGCCGGTATGCAAACCGGAGATATTGTGGTGCAGATGGGCGAGATACCGGTGAGTGATATTTATGCCTACATGGAAGCTCTCGGAGAGTTTTCGACCGGTGAAGAAATTGTTGTTAAAGTTCGCAGATCAGGAGAAATTGTAGAATTATCACTTACCTTCTAA